One window from the genome of Leptolyngbyaceae cyanobacterium encodes:
- a CDS encoding NB-ARC domain-containing protein — MGFTFVATAKNPSKSKRHRGYILTPAGAKKFKTRISELEAKTGIKYNPNKIAEQAQLISSQGLHPTTIRKILRRTSGCDESSLRLIFQVLEMELEDPDYTQPGIEELVTVDGDRDWGEAVDVSVFYGRESELESLAQWILEENCRLVTLLGMGGIGKTSLSVKLGQQLQEQFQFTIWRSLRNAPALDELLSQLLSFLAKTGDAAGELVKTNSYQISQLIDYLRQHRCLLILDNVETILKQGSPAGQYRKDYEDYGELFRRIAETAHQSCLVLTSREKPQSIAAFEGELLPIRCWQLNGLSDREVAQIFTSKGLDCSQSQIEQLTRLYGGNPLALKIVASSIQQLFAGNIEEFINQNIAVFNGIRNLLTEQFDRLSPLEKQIIYWLAINREPVNINQLREDIIPLISPGRLLETLEYIGWRSLIETKTNLAGGFQQFTLQPVVMEYVNDRLLEEVCEEIYQTSQSKGNIAHLNLFKYLALIKAESQDYIRNSQIKLILDPLAQKLLTVFGSQENLISVLTDILASFRSQKSSIPGYVAGNILNLLVHLQTDLTGKDLSQLTILQAYLQGVNLRGLNFTKSHFAKSVFSETFSNIYGIALSPDGSILATGHANGEVRFWQVADAKLLCQNKAHHGTVWSLAFSADGKMLASGSFDRTIVIWDVNLGQIKQTLEGHEDWVWSVAFSPDRQLLASSSSDRAIKLWDLDTARCITISQAHHDLIDTVNFSPDGKLLASGSADGTIKIWDVQKAEISSILLGHTNQISAVTFSPDGLTLASCEAQVIKLWNLANGECYQSIEDELTFVWSIAFTVDGKSLIIGNGKAIEFWDIKTAEYYQVLSGYTSQVWSIALSANGNAIAGSDKQILKIWQIGQDQTYYPLKTIQGYTNSVFAVAFNPDGKTFACAGNNQTISLWDVATQNCQIIATRHEKAIRALAFSPDGKLMASSSEDKTIWLWEKETKKSIFHLIGHTGCVWSVAFDPENKILASASADRTIRLWNLSENLTSRTLLGHESWVLSVAFSPDGKLLASSSADQTIRLWDTATGECVKTLVGHRGLIWSICFSKDGKSLASASEDGTVKLWNIQTGECDRNLSGHQSLVWSVTFNPQHQLLASSSIDQTIRIWDIITGQCIQVLEGHHSSVWSVAFSPDGQILLSGSHDETIKLWQIKAETSKCVATLRPARIYEEMNISGVTGLTEAQKGTLRSLGAFDR, encoded by the coding sequence ATGGGATTTACCTTTGTGGCCACCGCTAAAAACCCTTCTAAATCTAAGCGCCATCGGGGATATATCCTCACGCCTGCCGGAGCAAAAAAATTTAAAACCCGCATCAGTGAATTAGAAGCGAAAACAGGTATTAAATACAACCCTAATAAGATTGCCGAACAAGCGCAATTGATTAGTTCTCAAGGTTTGCATCCTACCACAATTCGGAAAATTTTGCGGCGGACGAGCGGCTGTGATGAAAGTTCTCTGCGACTGATTTTCCAAGTGCTGGAAATGGAACTGGAAGACCCAGACTACACTCAACCGGGAATTGAGGAATTAGTTACTGTTGATGGCGATCGAGATTGGGGAGAAGCAGTTGATGTTTCCGTTTTTTACGGTCGCGAATCAGAATTAGAAAGTTTGGCGCAGTGGATACTAGAGGAAAATTGCCGATTGGTGACGCTGCTGGGTATGGGAGGGATTGGTAAAACTAGTTTGTCAGTAAAGTTAGGACAACAATTACAAGAACAATTTCAGTTTACCATTTGGCGCAGTCTCCGCAATGCCCCTGCCCTGGATGAACTGCTTTCTCAACTGCTTTCATTTCTTGCCAAGACAGGGGACGCAGCTGGTGAATTAGTCAAAACAAATAGTTATCAAATTTCTCAATTAATCGATTATCTCCGCCAACACCGTTGTTTATTAATTTTAGATAATGTAGAGACAATTTTAAAGCAAGGCAGTCCTGCCGGACAGTATCGAAAAGATTATGAAGATTACGGGGAATTATTTCGCCGCATCGCCGAAACCGCGCATCAAAGTTGTTTGGTATTAACCAGTCGAGAAAAGCCCCAATCGATCGCCGCTTTTGAAGGAGAATTATTACCAATTCGCTGTTGGCAATTGAACGGTTTAAGCGATCGAGAAGTCGCTCAGATTTTTACTAGTAAAGGTTTAGATTGTTCGCAATCGCAAATCGAGCAACTAACTCGGCTTTATGGAGGAAATCCCCTCGCTTTAAAAATTGTCGCCAGTTCAATTCAACAGTTATTTGCTGGCAATATAGAAGAATTTATCAATCAAAACATTGCGGTTTTTAATGGAATTCGCAATTTATTAACAGAACAGTTCGATCGCCTTTCACCCTTAGAAAAGCAAATTATCTATTGGTTGGCCATTAATCGAGAACCAGTTAACATTAACCAATTGCGTGAAGATATTATTCCTCTCATTTCACCGGGCAGGCTTTTAGAAACTTTAGAATATATTGGTTGGCGATCGCTAATCGAAACCAAAACTAACTTAGCAGGAGGATTTCAGCAATTTACCCTCCAACCGGTGGTCATGGAATACGTCAACGATCGGCTGTTGGAAGAAGTTTGTGAAGAAATTTACCAAACCAGTCAATCAAAAGGAAATATCGCGCACCTTAATTTATTTAAATATTTGGCACTCATCAAAGCAGAAAGCCAAGATTATATCCGGAATTCCCAAATTAAGTTAATTCTCGATCCCCTCGCTCAGAAACTACTCACGGTGTTTGGCTCTCAAGAAAATTTGATTTCAGTACTGACGGATATTCTCGCATCTTTCCGTTCTCAAAAATCATCAATTCCCGGTTATGTAGCAGGTAATATTTTAAATCTATTGGTACATTTACAAACCGATCTAACCGGGAAAGATTTATCTCAACTGACTATTTTGCAAGCTTATCTACAAGGAGTAAATTTACGGGGACTTAACTTCACTAAATCCCATTTTGCTAAATCCGTTTTTAGCGAAACATTTAGCAATATTTACGGCATTGCGTTGAGTCCAGATGGCAGCATATTAGCCACCGGACACGCTAATGGAGAAGTGCGTTTTTGGCAAGTCGCCGATGCTAAATTACTGTGTCAAAATAAAGCCCATCACGGCACGGTTTGGTCGCTAGCATTTAGCGCCGATGGAAAAATGCTAGCTAGCGGTAGTTTCGATCGAACGATCGTTATTTGGGATGTTAATTTAGGACAAATAAAACAAACGTTAGAAGGTCATGAAGATTGGGTTTGGTCGGTTGCTTTTAGTCCTGACAGACAGCTACTAGCCAGCAGTAGCAGCGATCGCGCGATTAAACTTTGGGATTTAGATACTGCTCGTTGCATCACTATATCGCAAGCACATCACGATTTAATAGATACGGTTAATTTTAGTCCGGATGGTAAATTACTAGCGAGCGGAAGTGCTGACGGAACTATCAAAATTTGGGACGTTCAAAAGGCAGAAATATCTAGTATTCTCCTCGGTCATACCAATCAGATTTCTGCCGTTACTTTTAGCCCGGATGGGTTAACTTTAGCCAGTTGCGAAGCCCAAGTGATTAAACTTTGGAATTTGGCAAATGGAGAATGTTACCAAAGCATAGAAGACGAATTAACTTTTGTTTGGTCTATTGCCTTTACTGTTGATGGAAAATCTTTAATAATCGGTAACGGGAAAGCAATCGAATTTTGGGATATTAAAACAGCAGAATATTACCAGGTTTTATCGGGGTACACCAGCCAAGTTTGGTCGATTGCTTTAAGTGCCAATGGGAATGCGATCGCGGGCAGCGATAAGCAAATATTAAAAATTTGGCAAATCGGCCAAGACCAAACCTATTATCCCTTAAAAACCATCCAAGGCTATACCAATTCAGTATTTGCCGTCGCATTTAATCCGGATGGAAAAACCTTTGCTTGTGCGGGAAATAACCAAACCATTAGCCTGTGGGATGTCGCTACCCAAAACTGCCAAATTATCGCCACGCGACACGAAAAAGCGATCCGCGCGCTCGCTTTCAGTCCAGATGGTAAATTGATGGCCAGTAGCAGCGAAGACAAAACTATTTGGTTGTGGGAAAAAGAAACTAAGAAAAGTATTTTTCACCTGATCGGACATACAGGTTGTGTTTGGTCAGTAGCGTTCGATCCGGAGAATAAAATATTAGCTAGTGCTAGTGCCGATCGAACTATTCGCCTTTGGAATTTATCGGAAAATCTTACTAGCAGAACTTTGTTAGGACATGAGAGTTGGGTTTTATCGGTAGCCTTTAGTCCAGATGGCAAATTACTCGCCAGTAGCAGCGCCGATCAAACCATTCGGCTTTGGGATACGGCGACTGGCGAATGCGTAAAAACCTTAGTCGGACATCGCGGTTTAATTTGGTCTATATGTTTTAGTAAGGATGGAAAAAGTTTAGCTAGCGCCAGTGAAGATGGCACGGTAAAACTATGGAATATTCAGACAGGCGAATGCGATCGCAATTTATCGGGACATCAAAGTTTAGTTTGGTCAGTTACTTTTAATCCCCAACATCAACTATTAGCAAGTAGTAGCATCGACCAAACAATTCGGATTTGGGATATAATCACGGGGCAGTGCATTCAAGTATTAGAAGGGCATCACAGTTCAGTCTGGTCAGTTGCTTTTAGTCCGGATGGTCAAATATTGCTGAGCGGGAGTCACGATGAAACTATTAAACTTTGGCAAATAAAGGCTGAGACTAGTAAGTGCGTCGCTACTCTTAGACCGGCGAGAATTTACGAAGAGATGAACATTTCCGGCGTCACGGGCTTAACAGAAGCACAAAAGGGTACTTTGCGATCGTTAGGTGCATTCGATCGGTAA